The genomic DNA TTGTGGGCTAACTTAAGTTAAAATTAAATTGATCAATATTAATATTTCTTATACATAGATGTTTGCAAATTAATCATTCAGATAAATATAAAAATTGCATATTTGAAGCAATGACTCTTTAGAACATCTCTCAATATATGTAGAGTTTCTCCATTTAGATTCATTGATCATATGGGATATGAAAATCCTTTTGATCATTAATTCTCTAGAGTAAATTAACCTTCAATGATATTTTTGTCATGTCGTTTGGACGACTCAATCTTTAAACTTAGGCgtgcaattttttttaaaaaaagttcTCTCTCTtttgatttaaattattttaacACACCACTTATAACCTTCTAAGGCATTTTCCTGATTTTTTTACAAAATATTGTAATTTTAAAATATTGTGTTATTGAGATTCCAAGTTGAGAGTAATAACAATGAATACTCATTTGATTCATAAAGCAAGTATGAAAATTAAGTGAAATGAACATTTAGAAATACATTCgtaaataataaaattataacAACAGATAATCAGTTAACACTTTACAATTGATTATAgaagaacaaaaataaataaaataattaatttaattataaaatattGAAACGAATGATTTAATGAATAGCAATTGATTGTTTGTGATCAAGAAAGAATGTGAAGAATTAGTTGGCAGCACTGCAGATACGTCTAATGACTCCGGCGGATCCGGTTAATGGTTGAATATCTCCCATGTTTATCATAGCAGTTGCAAAATCAGACTTGAAAACCGTAGGATTTTGGCTGTATTGAGAAAcgataaatgaagaacatggggatctatatatgatgtctagaaccattgtgaatcatctcttgattgatctccttgcattgagtgtcttaaaccctagatatgagcttgatgaggaATTGGTGgacacacactacctacaaacacaacaaactatacatttttggtattttggttagttaataatgaaaaacaaagtatgatacaatcaaattgtgcttggtgatctctcccaatgcaaacccaatgaatgaggaggaaggaggatgccaaggtgtgatcccaaaactaatgcacatgatgagatagcatgagggatcttagggtcaaaattggggtcttaccCCAACACTTCCTTTGCTGCAGAGAGCagtgaaaaataaaaagatgGATGAGGAACTTAAAGATGACAATAAACATTCCACTTCTTGATGTTATTAAGCAGGTTCCCAAATATGTAAAATTTCTGAAAGAGTTGTGCACACACAAAGGATATTAAAGGAAAATGAAAGAGTGAACATGAGACAAAACGTTTCAACTTTCATTCCACCTATGCATTTATTTGTAAAAGCCAAAATGGGCCAGAATGTTTTGTCTCTCACTCAGACCATGCCCTAAAAGTGAAAAGATTCAGGAAACTTTTCTATTCCACGAACTATTGGGGATACCAAGTTTGAAAATTGCATATTAGATTTAGTTGGTACTGACAAAGGTTTAATCGAGTGTAAAATATCTAAGCTCTGAAAAACACTCCATTTATGCACATAAAAAGCATCCATGTAAATCATACAAAGAACAAGATTTGAGACTAATAACAAATTCTCATTTGTTTTATAGAGCAAGATTTCACACTTTCAACTTTGAAATCAAAATTCAAGCTTTCACATAAGAGTGTTAGCAAATCCAACATCTGTATCACTTGCGTTATATACTATGTCACGAAATGTAAAGCATTGAACTTGTTCTGTTTTGGGCTAACTTAAGTTAAAATCAAATTGATCAATATTAATTTTTCTTATACATAGATGTTTGCAAATTAATCATTCTGATAAATATAAAAATTGCATATTTGAAACAATGACTCTTTAGAACATCTCTCAATATATGTTGAGTTTCTCCATTTAGACCCATTCATCATATGAGATATGAAAATCCTTTTGATCATCTAGAAATACATTTgtatataataaaattataacAAAAGATAATCATTTAACACTTTACAATTGATTacacaagaacaaaaataaataaaataattaatttaattataaaatattGAAACAGACCATTTAATGAATATCAATGgattgtttgtgataaagaaaGAAAGAATGTGTAGAATTAGTTGGCAGCACTGCAGATACGTCTAATGATTCCGGCGGATCCTGTTAATGGTTGAATATCTCCCATGTTTATCATAGAAGCTGCAAAATCAGATTTAAAAGCGGTAGGATTTTGGCTGTATTGAGAAACGATAGAATCCGTAGATCCACCGCTGAAAAGAACTTGGTCTGATTGTAGAAGACCCTTCTTTTGAATTAAATTCTTAAAGTAGTTGTTGTCAAAAGAATTTGGTGTGACCAAGTCGAGTGCTGCCAACTTCTGATTGTTTGAAGTGGAACTGGAAGATGGACAACCACGTTGGCGAGTGGTAGCGAATCCAGCATCTATGTCACTTGCATTGTTGTATATCCTATCACGAAATGTAAAGCATTGAGCTTGTCCGATTGTGTGGGCACCTAAGTTAGTTAAAATGAAATTGATTAATATAAGCAAATATGAAAATATGGATGTTTGAAACTAGTAATAAATTTACCAGATAGAGCAACCATGTCTTTGGCAGTGAGACCTTTAATAGTAAATTTAGATATAAGAGTTTGAAGATCGTCGGTAAAGAATGGAAGGTCCGTATTGGCCAAACTTTTGCTTGCCGTAGTAGAATCTCTTCTTCCAAGTTTCACTGTCCATGATGGACCACCTACCTGTAATTGTAAATATGAAATTATTAATATATAGTCATGAAATTATTAATAAGCATGCAATGCAAATTGTAAACTTACAGCGAATGATGCATCACGTGCGGCTACAGCTACTATGTCTGCACAAGACACAACTCCGGGACATACTTTCTCTACCTGTGATTTTGCATTATCAATGACTTGAAATCCTCTTGCTGAGTTAAGATTTGGAAGTGCAGTCTTTTCGCTCTCGATTGTGGTACTGTCATCTAGCAAAATGGATGCATCACAGCCCTGCACAAAGCAGTCATGAAAATGAAGGCGAATGAGAGATGCAGCCATGCGACGCTCTTTAGAGACAGCTGTACGAATGGCAGTTCTAATGGTGGTTAGTGCATCGGGGCATGTAGTGTCGTAAAATGTAGAAGACAACTGTGCATCACATATTGTGGCTAGCAGCACCAATATTGTAACAACAATTCTATAAGCCATGTAAGTGTTGATTGATGATTGAATTTCAGAAAATAATATATGAATGTTAGCAAGATGATTATGAAATGATCGatcatgcatatatatatatatatagtgtgTGTAATAGAAACTGCGAGAGAATGTTTCATGGTCACTCATGTCCGCTACCTTCAACGCGTTGCACTGCAAAGGTTTGCTAATTCGCTCCTCAACCTTTTCCATATTCACAATTCTGACCAATTCTCCCTTGGTTGGTTGGTTGACAAATAGTATTGTTTCTTGCCACTTCATCATCTCTACGTACATACTTTTCAATATTTTCCTTTGATTTGTATGTCTTAATAGTCAAAATCTATTTTATTATAAACACTATCCCCAACCTAGGTTCTATTTTCTTTTTCGGATAACCTTATTTCAGTATTTTATGGACAATCATACTTTCACATATAGCACCTTGAAACGGAATTGTTTTTTAGAGAACTGCATATTAAACTCCTAAGATTTACTTCAAGAGTTCCGGTtcagttttgaaaaaaaaacgtTTCTTGTAATTTAAATATCCTTTCGATCTCAATTTGTTTATAAGTGAGCATCATAGGTTCTAAATGAGTTTGTCAACGAATTTTCCAAAGACAACGATTTTGAATTCAATAAAAATGTGTCGAACAATTGAACGGTGAGGCATTAATGCGGTATCGAAGTCTTCAGAAGTTTAATTCCCAGGTGGTTTGATACCGTGTTGTTAATCGTTGGCTGAATCGGACGCGGTCAGATGTAACTCTCGTCTCAGATCATATGTGGATTCCGAAGTTGACAAGAAGGTTGGAAACTCATTTATAAGTTGGGAGTTCAGGAGCGGATAATAGAGATGGATGCGAGAGATAGAAAGGCAAGTGCTTGAGGAAGAAGACTATATCGGATGTCCAATGAATTGCTTCACATTCAATAAACATATTTCAATGATTTGTTAGCTGCTTCTTTTTGGGGTAAAAATTGTGTTGAGTCGTATGCTAATGAAGCTAACGGAGCGGAAGGTGGATTGGTTATCCTATGGAAGAAGGGTCTTTTAAGGAAAATTTACTTCATATCCATGCAGTTACACCAACACCCctatatatttttaaaaataccAAATTTACCCTTGTTGtttttaaccaatttaccatttcacTTTAACCGTTCAATTGAGACTTTCGAAAATTACACTATTCACCCTCATACCGGAACTCATTGGAAAAGATTTTATGAGAAATTGATGTAATATGTAACACTTacatttatttttcttttaaaatgGACGACTGTATCGCgtaataaaaaatttattttagAGACACTTTTTAAAATACTCATTTTATTAAATCCGATGATCAGTCAAACGAGTTAAAATCGAAATTGGTATAATTTATAACAATTATGAGAAGGTCTTATGTTGATAATTTCTCACAATGGTTGtccaaatattattattgttttcttattattatgggttaaAATTCATTAAAGATAGGCAAGTTTCTTGTAACTTAAATATCATTTCAGCCTCAATTAGTGTATAAGTGAGCATTATATGTTCTAAATGAGCTTGTCAAAGAATTTTGCAAGACAACAATTTTGAATTTAATAAAAATGTGTTAAACCGTTGAACGGTGAGGCATTAATGCGGTATCGAAGTCGTCGGAAGTTTAATTCCTAGGTGGTTGATACTGTGATGTAATTGTTGGATGATTCGGACTGGGTCAGATGTGACTCTCATCTAAGGTCAGATGTGGATTCCGAAGTTAACAAGAAGTTTTTGAAGCTCGTTTAGAATTTAGGGATTTTAGGAGCGGATAATAACATGGTGTTTAAGGAAGAAATATGAAAGATGGACGCGAGAGATAGAGATTGCAAGTGGTTGAGGGAGAAGACTATATCGGGTGTctaatgaattctttttctaAATGAGCTTGTCAACAATTTTCCAAGGATATGATGTTGAATTTAATAAATGTGTTGAATCATGAAGGGTGAGGCATCAATGTGCTATGAAGTCTTCAGAAGTTTAATTCTAAGGTGGTTTGAAATTGTGTTGTTAATCGTTGGATGAATCGGACTGGGTCAGATGTAACTCTCGTCTCAAGTCAGATTGGATTCCGAAGTTGACAAGAAGTTTTGGAAGCTCATTTAGAAGTTAGGGATATTAGGAGCAGATAATAATGAGGTGtatgaggaagaagatgaaaGATAGATGGGAGAGATAGAGAATGCAAGTGCATGAGGGAGAAGACTATATCGGGTGTCCAATGAATTCTTTTTCGGATAACCTTATTTCACtgattttatcatattttcacaTTATATTTACATGTAGAATATGTATTTCTTGGACAACCATACTTTCTAATTCAACATATTGAGACATAAATGTTTTTAGAGAAATTGATGTAATATGTAACACTTCTATTTTTTTTCCAGTTAAAGTGGATGACTGTATCGCGtaataaaaaaatgattttttagAGACTTTTTTAAATACTCATTTAATTAAATCCGTTGATCAGTCAAACAAATAAAATCGAATATTGGTATAATTTATAACAATTTATGGGAAAGTCCTATGTTGATAGTTCTCACAATGACTAcccaaatattattatttttcttattattatgggtAAAAATTCATTAAAGATAGGCAAGTTTCTTTAACTTAAATATCCTTTTCGCCTCAATTAGTTTATAAGTGAGCATCATAAGTTCTAAATGAGTTTGTCAAAGAATTTCCCAAAGATAACGAATTTGAATTTAATAAAAATGTGTCGAACCATTGAACTGTGAGGCATTAATGCGGTATCGAAGTCTTCGAAAGTTTAATTCCCAGGAGGTTTGATACTGTGTTGTTAATCGTTGGATGAATCGGACTGGTCAGATGTAACTCTCGTCTCAGGTCAGATGGGATACGAAGTTGACAAGAAGTTTGGAAGCTCAGTTAGAATTTAGGAATATTTACATGGACAACCATACTTTCACATATAGCATCTTGAGACAGAATTGTTTTATAGAAATTGATATATATGTAAcacttctattttttttttctttaaagTGGACGATTGTATTGCGTAATAAAAAAATGGAGTTTTTAGAGACTTTTTAAAATACTCACTTTATTAAATCCCATGATCAGTCGTACAAGTGAAAATCGAATATTGATATAATTTATAACAATTTATGAGAAAGTCTTATGTTGATAGTTTCTCACAATGACTGCCCAAATATTAttatgttttattattattatgggTAAAAATTCGTTAAAGATAAGCATGTTTCTTGTAGCTTAAATATCCTTTCAGCCTCAATTAGTTTATAAGTGAGCATCATAGGTTCTAAATGAGCCTTTCAACTAATTTTCCAAAGACAACGGTTTTGAATTTAATAAAAATGTGTCGAACCATTAATCGATGAGGCATTAATGCGG from Lathyrus oleraceus cultivar Zhongwan6 unplaced genomic scaffold, CAAS_Psat_ZW6_1.0 chrUn0023, whole genome shotgun sequence includes the following:
- the LOC127112042 gene encoding lignin-forming anionic peroxidase yields the protein MAYRIVVTILVLLATICDAQLSSTFYDTTCPDALTTIRTAIRTAVSKERRMAASLIRLHFHDCFVQGCDASILLDDSTTIESEKTALPNLNSARGFQVIDNAKSQVEKVCPGVVSCADIVAVAARDASFAVGGPSWTVKLGRRDSTTASKSLANTDLPFFTDDLQTLISKFTIKGLTAKDMVALSGAHTIGQAQCFTFRDRIYNNASDIDAGFATTRQRGCPSSSSTSNNQKLAALDLVTPNSFDNNYFKNLIQKKGLLQSDQVLFSGGSTDSIVSQYSQNPTAFKSDFAASMINMGDIQPLTGSAGIIRRICSAAN